From Paenibacillus graminis, a single genomic window includes:
- a CDS encoding tetratricopeptide repeat protein, with translation MAELYPHEWLAWSSRGDCMAKLCRYDEAIEYYAKGYELQPNPKYTDSLIAIYHIYVIQGKYDKAIEKLQEIIARLESDWQITEGKTVDFDVGEIENLKIMLNE, from the coding sequence ATGGCTGAGCTGTATCCTCACGAATGGCTTGCATGGTCCTCAAGAGGAGACTGCATGGCAAAACTTTGCAGATATGACGAAGCAATAGAATATTACGCAAAAGGTTACGAACTACAGCCAAATCCAAAATATACAGATTCATTGATAGCAATTTATCATATATATGTAATTCAAGGAAAATATGATAAGGCCATTGAAAAGCTCCAAGAAATAATTGCACGCTTGGAAAGCGATTGGCAGATTACAGAAGGCAAGACCGTTGATTTTGATGTAGGAGAAATCGAAAATTTAAAGATTATGCTGAATGAATAA
- a CDS encoding RidA family protein has protein sequence MINRISTPFSYSSAVAAGDYVFLGLHRGFGQSFTEQIHNTFSHLKETLSQLDVPLDNVVKVNVYLKYIKDLPEMEQVFCEYFEKDKFPARMTSTTEFFDSDCLMMIDGIAYKGLN, from the coding sequence ATGATAAATCGAATTTCAACACCATTTAGTTATTCATCTGCTGTTGCGGCTGGTGACTATGTGTTTCTCGGATTACATCGGGGTTTTGGACAGAGCTTTACAGAACAGATTCACAATACTTTCTCACACTTAAAAGAGACTCTTAGTCAACTTGATGTACCACTGGATAATGTTGTTAAGGTGAATGTATACCTAAAGTACATTAAGGACTTACCTGAAATGGAACAGGTTTTTTGTGAGTATTTTGAAAAGGATAAATTCCCTGCTAGAATGACATCTACGACAGAGTTTTTTGACTCTGATTGTCTTATGATGATTGACGGAATAGCATACAAAGGATTGAACTAA
- a CDS encoding carbohydrate-binding protein, whose amino-acid sequence MLKKLKLLSALLIICMASLLPVVPLSANAATVVSYPLPSSYTTTNQYTVTADSTNIPVIDTSAVFVNYNYCNFSFSGTTTITITASETINTYNISPKALGITATKSGNTLTFTLSSPTYLIVKINNLKDLVIAADALETNVPASSGTGIYNVKTQYGADSTGAAMATTAIQNAINAANAAGGGIVYVPAGVYKCGNLVLKSNVSVYLEGGSVIRGSGNPSDYTTHFHKNSLGKDGTWFIYTETNANNIKIYGRGTIDGNGHYMRNTNNYLNNILVPLQCSNFTVDGITIRDSGGWATIVTRSNNVTFQNTKHFNNNELDYENDAIDIQESQNVLIKHTVAVSEDDTYSFKTWDVATTDIAANWPGSPENQSNVVVDDALAWSRCGAFKVGDGVKQLQDGIVVKNSYVYRCWRALAVGHLYGTPAAQNIIFDNIDVEGFWPRSGVHSRWFDLSAKTGPIKNVVYNNINLRALGEVSVMKGWSDTSTVSGVTLNNVRVGGVAATTLAELKITDTNSYAADPKFNTLKFEAEGYNLSSGVISYEASTDGGLDVGGGSNGDYIAFKNVDFGSTAKTSIDLKVASANSGGRIEFHLDSPTGTMLGYWTAESTGGWQTWSVKNISLNAGTAVGTHTVYVTFVKSDSTTVANLTWFQFK is encoded by the coding sequence ATGTTGAAAAAGTTAAAATTATTAAGTGCATTATTAATTATTTGTATGGCCAGTCTATTACCTGTCGTTCCTTTGTCAGCAAACGCGGCTACAGTTGTTAGCTATCCATTACCATCGAGCTATACCACGACCAATCAATACACGGTAACAGCAGACTCTACAAATATACCGGTAATCGACACTTCGGCGGTATTTGTAAACTATAATTATTGTAATTTCTCTTTTTCAGGTACTACTACAATCACAATAACAGCAAGCGAGACAATCAATACCTATAATATTTCTCCCAAAGCTTTGGGAATCACTGCAACAAAGAGCGGAAATACACTTACATTTACACTTTCATCACCAACATATCTTATAGTTAAAATCAATAACCTGAAAGATCTGGTTATTGCGGCAGATGCTCTTGAAACCAATGTTCCGGCTTCATCCGGTACAGGTATATACAATGTTAAAACTCAATACGGTGCCGACAGTACCGGTGCCGCTATGGCTACAACTGCAATACAAAACGCCATAAATGCGGCTAACGCAGCAGGTGGCGGTATCGTATACGTTCCAGCCGGAGTTTATAAGTGCGGAAACCTTGTTTTAAAAAGCAATGTTTCGGTTTATCTGGAGGGTGGTTCTGTTATAAGGGGTTCAGGAAATCCAAGCGATTACACTACCCATTTTCATAAGAATTCTCTGGGTAAGGATGGAACATGGTTTATTTATACCGAAACAAATGCAAATAATATTAAGATATACGGCAGGGGGACTATTGACGGCAATGGCCATTATATGAGAAATACAAACAATTATTTGAACAATATACTTGTACCCTTGCAGTGCAGCAACTTCACGGTTGACGGCATAACCATAAGAGACAGCGGTGGCTGGGCTACAATAGTTACAAGATCTAATAACGTAACATTCCAGAATACAAAGCACTTCAACAACAATGAACTTGATTATGAAAATGATGCAATAGACATTCAAGAGAGCCAGAATGTACTAATAAAGCACACTGTAGCAGTATCGGAGGATGACACATACTCATTTAAGACATGGGATGTAGCAACTACGGATATAGCTGCAAACTGGCCTGGAAGTCCTGAAAACCAGTCAAATGTAGTTGTGGATGATGCTTTGGCTTGGAGCAGATGTGGAGCATTCAAGGTTGGAGATGGAGTTAAACAGCTTCAGGATGGCATAGTTGTTAAAAACTCTTATGTATACAGATGCTGGCGCGCTTTAGCGGTAGGTCATCTCTATGGGACTCCAGCAGCACAAAACATCATATTTGACAATATAGATGTTGAAGGCTTCTGGCCAAGATCCGGTGTTCACTCCAGATGGTTTGATCTTTCTGCAAAAACCGGCCCGATAAAAAATGTGGTCTATAATAATATCAATTTACGCGCTTTAGGTGAAGTTTCAGTAATGAAGGGTTGGAGTGACACATCTACTGTCTCCGGAGTGACATTAAACAATGTTCGCGTCGGTGGAGTTGCGGCAACTACATTGGCAGAATTGAAAATAACAGATACTAACAGCTATGCTGCAGATCCAAAATTCAACACATTGAAATTTGAAGCGGAAGGCTATAACCTTAGTTCAGGTGTTATTTCCTATGAGGCAAGCACTGATGGCGGGCTGGATGTGGGTGGAGGCAGTAATGGCGACTATATAGCATTTAAAAATGTAGACTTTGGTAGTACAGCTAAAACAAGTATTGATTTGAAGGTTGCATCCGCTAATTCCGGCGGAAGGATAGAATTCCACTTGGATAGCCCTACAGGCACTATGCTGGGTTATTGGACGGCAGAAAGCACAGGCGGGTGGCAGACATGGTCAGTCAAGAATATCTCGCTTAATGCCGGCACAGCTGTAGGAACCCATACTGTATATGTTACTTTTGTTAAGTCAGATTCAACCACAGTTGCAAATTTAACTTGGTTCCAGTTCAAATAG
- a CDS encoding aminopeptidase codes for MMDFDRMLEKYADLVVKVGVNVQPGQVLMIHSPLETAELTRLIVGKAYEAGAKYVLVDWDDEKVTRIRYEKAAEDSFGYYPQWQADMLEGFAEEGGAILHIKVPDPELFRGVDSAKVSTAVKAAAVARKKYQNYTRNNKISWSLIKAPTKAWADKVFADLAEEERVPAMWEAIFQMNRVGSGDPVAAWRGHIADLKKSQDRMNAKRYKSLHYRAPGTDLHVELPEGHLWRGGGGENASGVYFVANMPTEEVYTMPHRKGVNGTVSSTLPLNLNGRLVDGIKITFTDGKVTAYDAESGREHLTSLLETDEGASYLGEVALVPHDSPISRLNRVFYNTGIDENASCHFALGSAYPANIEGGTSLRSEELLERGANVSLTHVDFMVGSAELDIDGELADGTIEPVFRKGNWVL; via the coding sequence ATGATGGATTTTGATAGGATGCTGGAGAAATATGCGGACCTGGTTGTGAAGGTCGGAGTGAATGTGCAGCCGGGCCAAGTGCTGATGATTCATTCGCCGCTGGAGACGGCAGAGCTTACCCGCCTGATTGTAGGCAAAGCCTATGAAGCAGGAGCCAAATATGTGCTTGTGGATTGGGATGACGAAAAAGTAACAAGAATTCGCTATGAGAAGGCAGCAGAGGACTCCTTTGGATATTATCCGCAGTGGCAGGCCGATATGCTGGAGGGCTTCGCGGAAGAGGGCGGAGCTATTTTACATATTAAGGTACCTGATCCGGAACTGTTCCGGGGCGTTGATTCCGCCAAGGTATCCACTGCAGTAAAAGCTGCAGCCGTTGCCCGCAAAAAGTACCAGAACTATACCCGCAACAACAAAATCAGCTGGTCGCTGATCAAGGCGCCGACGAAGGCATGGGCGGATAAGGTCTTTGCGGATCTTGCGGAGGAGGAGCGGGTGCCTGCGATGTGGGAAGCGATATTCCAGATGAACCGCGTGGGCAGTGGCGACCCCGTAGCCGCCTGGCGCGGACATATAGCCGACCTCAAGAAATCCCAAGACCGGATGAATGCCAAACGCTATAAAAGTCTGCATTACCGCGCTCCGGGAACGGATCTGCATGTGGAGCTTCCGGAAGGACATCTCTGGCGCGGCGGCGGCGGCGAAAATGCAAGCGGAGTGTATTTTGTAGCCAATATGCCGACCGAAGAAGTCTACACCATGCCGCACCGCAAGGGAGTTAATGGTACCGTCAGCAGTACGCTTCCGCTTAATTTGAACGGACGGCTTGTGGATGGCATTAAAATTACGTTCACGGACGGCAAAGTCACGGCTTATGATGCTGAATCCGGCCGGGAGCATTTAACTTCACTGCTGGAAACGGATGAAGGTGCTTCTTATCTGGGGGAAGTGGCGCTGGTGCCGCATGATTCTCCAATTTCACGCCTGAATAGAGTATTTTATAACACCGGAATCGACGAAAATGCTTCCTGCCACTTTGCGCTTGGCAGTGCGTATCCGGCAAATATCGAAGGCGGAACCTCACTCCGCAGCGAAGAGCTGCTGGAACGGGGAGCCAATGTAAGCCTGACGCATGTTGACTTTATGGTCGGTTCTGCTGAGCTCGATATCGACGGCGAATTAGCTGATGGCACCATCGAACCGGTCTTCCGCAAAGGGAACTGGGTGTTGTAG
- a CDS encoding helix-turn-helix transcriptional regulator, with amino-acid sequence MDTGLSLEQVAKQINLSQGYFSNLFKKVQGISFQQYVMYEKMEKAKAMLIGGRQVQEIAQDLGYEHRRYFSEVFKKYTGMTPSDFKLHYLGKE; translated from the coding sequence CTGGATACGGGGCTGTCGCTGGAGCAGGTGGCGAAGCAGATTAACCTCAGCCAGGGGTATTTCTCCAATCTGTTCAAGAAGGTGCAGGGGATTTCGTTTCAGCAGTATGTGATGTATGAGAAGATGGAGAAGGCCAAGGCGATGCTGATCGGCGGCCGGCAGGTTCAGGAGATCGCCCAGGATCTCGGGTATGAGCACAGGCGCTATTTCAGTGAGGTGTTCAAGAAATATACCGGCATGACCCCGTCCGACTTCAAACTGCATTATCTTGGAAAAGAATAA